In the genome of Aptenodytes patagonicus chromosome 18, bAptPat1.pri.cur, whole genome shotgun sequence, one region contains:
- the LRRC8A gene encoding volume-regulated anion channel subunit LRRC8A, producing MIPVTELRYFADTQPAYRILKPWWDVFTDYISIVMLMIAVFGGTLQVTQDKMICLPCKWVTKDSCNDSVRGWTAATPERTYYNSSLVPSTDTGPTGIRYDLDRHQYNYVDAVCYENRLHWFAKYFPYLVLLHTLIFLACSNFWFKFPRTSSKLEHFVSILLKCFDSPWTTRALSETVVEESDTKPAFGKMNGSMDKKSSTVSEDVEATVPMLQRTKSRIEQGIVDRSETGVLDKKEGEQAKALFEKVKKFRTHVEEGDIVYRLYMRQTIIKVIKFILIICYTVYYVNNITFDVDCKVDIESLTGYRMYRCAHPLATLFKILASFYISLVIFYGLICMYTLWWMLRRSLKKYSFESIREESSYSDIPDVKNDFAFMLHLIDQYDPLYSKRFAVFLSEVSENKLRQLNLNNEWTLEKLRQRITKNSQDKLELHLFMLSGIPDTVFDLIELEVLKLELIPDVTIPPSIAQLTSLKELWLYHTAAKIEAPALAFLRENLKSLHIKFTDIKEIPLWIYSLKTLEELHLTGNLSAENNRYIVIDGLRELKRLKVLRLKSNLTKLPQVVTDVGVHLQKLSINNEGTKLIVLNSLKKMVNLTELELIRCDLERIPHSIFSLHNLQEIDLKDNNLKTIEEIISFQHLHRLTCLKLWYNHIAYIPMQIGNLTNLERLYLNRNKIEKIPTQLFYCRKLRYLDLSHNNLTSIPPDVGLLQNLQNLAVTANRIESLPPELFQCRKLRTLNLGNNVLQSLPSRVGELTNLSQIELRGNRLECLPVELGECPLLKRSGLVVEEDLFNTLPLEVKERLWRADKEQA from the exons ATGATTCCAGTCACTGAATTGCGCTACTTCGCTGACACTCAGCCGGCATACCGCATCCTGAAGCCATGGTGGGACGTCTTCACGGACTACATTTCCATAGTGATGCTGATGATTGCAGTGTTTGGAGGGACGCTTCAGGTCACCCAGGACAAAATGATTTGTTTGCCCTGTAAATGGGTTACTAAAGACTCTTGCAATGACTCAGTCAGAGGTTGGACAGCTGCAACCCCAGAGCGTACCTACTATAATTCTAGTCTTGTTCCCTCTACTGATACAGGGCCTACAGGGATCCGATATGATTTGGACCGGCACCAGTATAACTATGTGGATGCGGTGTGTTATGAGAACCGTCTTCACTGGTTTGCCAAGTATTTTCCTTATCTGGTGCTGCTACATACTCTCATCTTCCTGGCTTGTAGCAACTTCTGGTTCAAATTCCCAAGGACCAGCTCCAAGCTGGAGCATTTTGTGTCTATTTTGCTTAAGTGTTTTGACTCTCCATGGACAACGAGGGCGTTATCTGAGACAGTGGTGGAAGAGAGTGATACCAAGCCAGCATTTGGGAAAATGAATGGCTCCATGGACAAGAAATCCTCCACAGTCAGTGAGGATGTGGAAGCCACTGTTCCCATGCTGCAGAGAACAAAGTCTCGAATTGAGCAAGGGATTGTGGACCGGTCTGAGACTGGTGTCTTGGACAAGAAGGAAGGTGAACAGGCCAAAGCACTctttgaaaaagtgaaaaagttcCGCACGCATGTGGAAGAGGGAGATATAGTTTATCGCCTGTATATGAGACAGACCATCATCAAAGTGATCAAGTTCATTCTGATCATCTGCTATACTGTTTACTATGTCAACAACATAACGTTTGATGTTGACTGTAAAGTGGACATCGAGAGCTTGACTGGCTACAGGATGTACCGCTGTGCTCATCCTTTGGCCACTCTCTTCAAAATCTTGGCATCTTTCTACATCAGTTTGGTGATATTCTATGGCTTGATCTGCATGTACACACTCTGGTGGATGCTGAGGCGATCACTCAAGAAATACTCCTTTGAGTCCATCCGGGAGGAGAGCAGTTACAGTGACATTCCTGATGTGAAAAATGACTTCGCTTTTATGCTCCATCTGATCGATCAGTATGACCCACTGTACTCCAAGCGCTTTGCTGTCTTTCTGTCGGAGGTGAGTGAGAACAAACTGCGGCAGCTGAACCTCAACAATGAGTGGACTTTGGAGAAGCTGCGCCAGAGGATCACCAAGAACTCCCAGGATAAGCTGGAACTGCATCTTTTCATGTTGAGTGGCATTCCTGACACGGTCTTTGACCTCATTGAGCTGGAGGTCTTGAAGCTGGAGCTTATCCCTGATGTCACTATTCCCCCAAGCATTGCTCAGCTCACCAGCCTTAAGGAACTGTGGCTCTACCACACAGCTGCCAAAATCGAGGCTCCCGCCCTTGCCTTCTTAAGGGAGAATTTGAAATCTCTCCACATCAAGTTCACAGACATCAAGGAGATTCCTCTTTGGATTTATAGCCTGAAGACCCTAGAGGAGCTTCATCTGACAGGGAATTTGAGTGCTGAAAACAACCGGTACATTGTGATAGATGGATTGAGAGAGCTGAAGAGGCTGAAGGTGTTAAGGTTGAAGAGTAACCTCACCAAGCTGCCACAGGTGGTGACAGATGTTGGTGTGCATCTTCAGAAGCTTTCCATCAACAATGAGGGCACCAAGCTCATTGTTCTCAACAGCCTTAAGAAAATGGTCAACTTGACAGAGCTTGAGCTGATCCGTTGTGACTTGGAACGCATTCCTCACTCTATCTTTAGCCTCCACAATCTGCAGGAGATAGACCTGAAGGACAATAACCTAAAGACCATTGAGGAAATCATCAGCTTCCAGCACTTACATCGTCTCACTTGCCTTAAATTGTGGTACAACCACATTGCCTACATCCCCATGCAAATAGGCAACCTAACCAATTTAGAACGCCTTTACCTGAATCGTAACAAGATAGAAAAGATCCCTACCCAGCTCTTCTATTGCCGAAAACTTCGGTACTTGGATCTTAGCCACAACAACCTGACTTCCATACCGCCAGACGTTGGACTCCTTCAAAATCTGCAGAACCTAGCTGTGACAGCCAACAGG attgagaGTCTCCCACCAGAGCTGTTCCAGTGCAGGAAGCTGAGAACCTTGAACCTGGGAAACAATGTGCTGCAGTCACTTCCATCCCGGGTTGGAGAGCTGACAAATCTGTCGCAGATAGAGCTAAGAGGGAACCGTTTGGAGTGCCTGCCTGTGGAGCTGGGAGAATGTCCTCTGCTGAAACGCAGTGGGCTTGTGGTAGAGGAGGACCTGTTCAACACATTGCCCTTGGAAGTCAAAGAGCGGCTGTGGAGGGCAGACAAAGAACAAGCCTGA
- the PHYHD1 gene encoding phytanoyl-CoA dioxygenase domain-containing protein 1 gives MAFVTQHQIQKFRKDGFLVLEHFFTAEECDSMRNQIQRIIAEMEVPPHCRTEFSTKEEEQLQAQGSSDYFLTSGDKIRFFFEKGVLDERGNFLIPKEKSVSKIGHALHAYDPVFKQITHSSKVQELGRKLGLERPVVVQSMYIFKQPGIGGEVTPHQDATFLHTEPLGRILGFWVALEDATRENGCLWFIPGSHTSGITRRMVRAASGTSTCVEFVGSEPAYDNSQFIPLPISQGGLILIHGEVVHKSELNSSESSRHAFTFHVMEAKDTSWSKENWLQPTPELPFPSLYT, from the exons ATGGCGTTCGTAACCCAGCATCAGATCCAAAAG TTCCGCAAGGATGGCTTCCTCGTCCTAGAGCATTTTTTCACCGCAGAGGAGTGCGACAGCATGAGGAACCAGATTCAGAGAATCATAGCGGAGATGGAAGTGCCACCACACTGCCGCACTGAGTTCTCCACCAAGGAAGAGGAGCAGCTGCAGGCGCAG GGTAGCTCGGATTATTTCCTAACCAGTGGAGACAAGATTAGATTCTTCTTTGAGAAAGGCGTTTTGGATGAGAGAG gtAACTTCCTAATCCCAAAGGAGAAATCTGTCAGCAAGATTGGCCACG ctttacaTGCTTATGATCCTGTCTTCAAGCAAATCACCCACTCCTCCAAGGTGCAG GAATTGGGAAGAAAACTAGGCCTTGAGAGACCAGTAGTTGTGCAAAGCATGTATATCTTCAAG cAACCTGGCATTGGTGGTGAAG TGACCCCGCACCAGGATGCCACCTTCCTGCACACGGAGCCTCTGGGCAGAATCCTGGGGTTCTGGGTTGCCCTGGAGGATGCCACGCGGGAGAACGGCTGCTTGTGGTTCATTCCTGGCTCTCACACCA GTGGAATTACCCGGAGAATGGTCCGTGCAGCTTCAGGTACCTCAACTTGCGTAGAGTTTGTAGGGTCAGAGCCGGCCTACGATAACAGCCAGTTCATACCTCTGCCTATAAGTCAAG GTGGACTCATTCTCATCCACGGTGAAGTTGTCCATAAGAGTGAACTGAACAGCTCGGAGTCTTCTCGCCACGCATTCACCTTCCATGTGATGGAAGCCAAAGACACCAGCTGGAGCAAAGAGAACTG GCTCCAGCCAACTCCTGAACTGCCTTTTCCATCGCTCTACACGTGA